A genomic region of Thunnus maccoyii chromosome 13, fThuMac1.1, whole genome shotgun sequence contains the following coding sequences:
- the LOC121910735 gene encoding leukocyte cell-derived chemotaxin-2-like — protein sequence MRMLLRVCLIAALLVCYVLLSCASEHKKRKGEEFQSSDKNTDSTIQVKRNYTRAHDRRPKVVTRRKTVKKTGSKNISMEPRSDTGCTKLGGICQPKRFICQGQYLKDKCSRAKTQNRQCCMPVGAWSVLCAGHHNNRVRACDVHGRAFNSRGGKGFHKAVDLVCDDYGIVNAPFSGSLAGPVSQKDHAGIQYDGVKLLNDVHCVKIFNIRPYRYIGPAAQGEPLGYVLPLQERFSGITSHLELQMCDGTDPSPLI from the exons ATGAGAATGCTGCTGAGGGTCTGTCTCATTGCAGCTCTGCTAGTATGCT ATGTCCTGTTAAGTTGTGCTTCAGAGCATAAAAAGAGGAAAGGTGAAGAATTTCAAAGCTCTGACAAGAACACTGACAGCACCATCCAGGTGAAGAGAAATTACACAAGAGCGCATGACAGGAGACCTAAGGTTGTGACTCGCAGGAAGACGGTCAAGAAGACAGGAAGTAAGAACATTTCCATGGAACCAAGAAGTGACACCGGCTGCACCAAACTGGGAGGCATCTGCCAGCCTAAACGATTCATCTGCCAAGGCCAATACCTGAAAGACAAATGTTCAAGGGCTAAAACACAAAACCGGCAATGTTGTATGCCAG TTGGAGCCTGGAGCGTCCTTTGTGCTGGccaccacaacaacagagtgAGGGCGTGCGATGTGCATGGCAGAGCTTTCAACTCCAGAGG TGGTAAAGGCTTCCATAAAGCAGTGGACTTGGTGTGTGATGACTATGGTATTGTCAACGCTCCATTCTCAGGCTCTCTGGCGGGTCCAGTGAGTCAAAAAGACCATGCTGGAATTCAGTATGATGGGGTCAAACTTCTCAACGATG TGCACTGTGTGAAGATCTTCAACATCCGTCCTTACCGTTACATTGGCCCAGCGGCTCAGGGAGAACCTTTGGGTTATGTGTTGCCACTGCAGGAACGCTTCTCTGGCATCACCTCACACCTGGAGCTGCAGATGTGTGACGGCACTGACCCTTCACCTTTGATATGA